One window from the genome of Candidatus Rhabdochlamydia sp. T3358 encodes:
- a CDS encoding lipoate--protein ligase family protein has product MPIHLIELKNTPIFDQLLLEESLLRDHTEDFCLINHGSSAAIVLGISGKKEELVHLEKAASYHIPLIKRFSGGGTVVVDHNTLFVTFIFSKNSHPFPAYPEPIMRWSEDFYRPIFAHPDFCLKENDYVLADKKFGGNAQYLKKERWLHHTSFLWDYNPNYMDCLLHPKKSPSYRANRVHHEFICKLSDYYPDLQTLVTAIKEHLQTLYPVIISPTKSSSSISRRTTSFL; this is encoded by the coding sequence GTGCCTATTCATCTGATAGAGTTAAAAAATACTCCTATTTTCGATCAATTGCTCTTAGAAGAGTCCCTCTTAAGAGACCACACAGAAGATTTTTGTCTGATTAACCACGGCTCCTCTGCTGCCATTGTACTCGGAATCTCCGGAAAAAAAGAAGAATTGGTCCACTTAGAAAAAGCAGCTTCTTATCACATCCCCCTCATTAAAAGATTCAGCGGCGGCGGAACTGTTGTAGTAGATCACAATACTTTATTTGTCACTTTTATCTTCTCCAAAAATAGCCATCCTTTCCCTGCTTATCCAGAGCCGATTATGCGTTGGAGCGAAGATTTCTACCGTCCTATTTTTGCTCATCCTGATTTTTGCTTAAAAGAAAATGACTACGTCTTAGCGGATAAAAAATTTGGAGGCAATGCACAATACTTAAAAAAAGAACGCTGGCTACATCACACCAGTTTTTTATGGGATTACAATCCTAACTATATGGATTGCTTATTACATCCTAAAAAAAGTCCCTCTTATCGCGCGAATAGAGTCCATCATGAGTTTATCTGCAAGCTCTCCGACTACTACCCAGATTTACAAACACTAGTTACTGCTATTAAAGAGCACTTACAAACCCTTTATCCAGTGATTATTTCTCCAACGAAATCTTCTTCAAGCATTTCTAGACGCACAACAAGTTTTCTATAA
- a CDS encoding M23 family metallopeptidase has translation MPILLYRALLFLLYVALPCFFLIQMWYNYTKSLGKWILQATLAGLYIFDLFLIGLWPIYGYFVRYLLVLLLIIVLIKSSFNMEKKFFYKFSIRSVLSSFICFFFIGFFIYRIFLGLNGANYSSPVELAFPLKEGDFYMAHAGTNEAVNHHCSIPAQKYAMDILKINALGLRANKWYPKDLNDFCIFGSTLYSPCDGTIVESLDQLEDLEPMVMDEKNLAGNYLAIHKSESEIIIILAHLMKGSLLVKKGDLVKEGQPIGRVGNSGHTSEPHLHIHAVLNHTGDFLFKGEGVPITFNHRFLVRNDLVR, from the coding sequence ATGCCTATTTTATTATACAGAGCTCTTCTTTTTCTGCTATATGTGGCGCTTCCTTGTTTTTTTCTCATTCAGATGTGGTACAACTATACGAAAAGTCTGGGAAAATGGATATTGCAAGCTACTCTAGCTGGTTTGTACATATTCGACCTGTTTTTAATTGGTCTATGGCCTATTTATGGGTATTTCGTTCGATATCTTTTGGTGCTTTTGCTTATTATTGTTCTTATTAAGTCTTCGTTTAATATGGAGAAAAAGTTTTTTTATAAGTTCTCTATTAGAAGCGTTTTGTCGAGTTTTATTTGTTTTTTCTTTATTGGTTTTTTTATTTATAGAATTTTTTTAGGTTTAAATGGGGCCAATTATTCAAGTCCTGTTGAATTAGCCTTTCCTTTGAAAGAAGGAGATTTCTATATGGCGCATGCTGGTACAAATGAAGCAGTAAATCACCACTGCAGCATTCCTGCTCAAAAATATGCAATGGATATCCTTAAAATCAATGCACTAGGTCTTAGAGCCAATAAATGGTATCCAAAGGATTTAAACGATTTTTGTATTTTTGGTTCTACTCTTTATAGTCCGTGTGATGGAACTATTGTTGAATCTCTAGATCAACTTGAAGATCTTGAGCCTATGGTCATGGATGAAAAAAACCTAGCAGGGAATTATTTGGCTATTCATAAAAGTGAGAGCGAAATTATTATTATTTTAGCGCATTTAATGAAGGGGTCTCTTCTAGTTAAAAAAGGAGACTTGGTTAAAGAAGGTCAACCTATTGGTAGAGTAGGAAATTCAGGTCATACATCAGAGCCTCACCTACATATTCATGCGGTATTAAATCATACAGGAGATTTTTTGTTTAAAGGAGAAGGGGTTCCCATAACATTCAACCATCGATTTCTTGTTCGCAATGATCTTGTTCGATGA